A genomic window from Candidatus Neomarinimicrobiota bacterium includes:
- a CDS encoding EVE domain-containing protein, whose protein sequence is MAQYWMIVSSKENFEATKVRDFSVQGVKSRHRKKAMEMQPGDKLMYYVTGIQKFAGITEVTSTFFEGEEIIWKSKKEGENYPWRIEIKPELILDEKDWVDSEVFKDKLQYIGKWPDKHWKLAFQGNVHSLPEEDYNTVKSILSDAAK, encoded by the coding sequence ATGGCGCAATATTGGATGATTGTCAGCAGCAAAGAAAATTTTGAGGCGACAAAGGTACGCGATTTCTCCGTGCAGGGTGTGAAATCCCGGCACCGGAAAAAGGCCATGGAGATGCAGCCCGGTGATAAGCTGATGTATTATGTCACCGGTATTCAGAAGTTCGCCGGGATCACTGAGGTGACTTCCACGTTTTTCGAGGGCGAAGAGATCATCTGGAAATCCAAGAAGGAGGGCGAGAACTATCCCTGGCGGATAGAGATAAAGCCGGAACTGATTCTCGATGAGAAAGATTGGGTCGATTCTGAGGTGTTCAAAGACAAACTCCAGTACATCGGGAAATGGCCGGATAAACACTGGAAACTGGCCTTCCAGGGGAATGTCCACAGTCTACCGGAAGAGGATTATAATACCGTAAAGTCGATCCTCAGCGACGCAGCGAAGTAA
- a CDS encoding zinc-dependent alcohol dehydrogenase family protein: MRAMLLKEQQSITNNPLHLEDVPKPEPGPGEVRIKVNACGVCHTDLHEIEGDLELPELPLIPGHQIVGVIDDLGEGVADWAPGTRVGVPWLYSTCQECEFCKKGLENLCENAKFTGKDVNGGYAEYVIAPADFIYSIPEGFPDMQAAPLLCAGIIGYRALRLTNIEPGQNVGLYGFGASAHVTIQVAIHWGCDVYVFTRSEDHRRHAKDLGAVWTGSSKDDPGALMDGSIIFAPAGEIVVDALRVLRRGGTVTSAGIHMSNIPEFEYDLIYGERTIQTVANSTRKDARELLQLAAEIPIRTDIEAYSLENANKVLNLIKESRIRGAAVLKISDE; the protein is encoded by the coding sequence ATGCGCGCGATGCTCCTGAAAGAACAGCAATCTATCACCAATAACCCGTTGCATCTCGAAGACGTTCCGAAGCCCGAGCCGGGACCTGGCGAGGTGCGGATAAAAGTAAATGCATGTGGCGTTTGCCATACCGATCTGCACGAGATAGAAGGTGACCTCGAACTCCCGGAACTACCGTTGATCCCCGGCCACCAAATTGTCGGCGTTATCGACGATCTGGGAGAGGGCGTCGCCGACTGGGCACCCGGTACCCGTGTCGGAGTCCCGTGGCTATACTCCACCTGCCAGGAATGCGAGTTCTGCAAAAAGGGACTTGAGAACCTGTGTGAAAATGCGAAGTTCACCGGCAAAGATGTGAATGGCGGTTATGCCGAATACGTAATTGCGCCGGCTGATTTTATCTACTCCATACCGGAGGGATTTCCTGATATGCAAGCAGCACCGCTGCTTTGTGCCGGTATTATCGGATATCGGGCGTTGCGCCTGACTAATATTGAACCAGGACAAAATGTGGGACTGTATGGCTTTGGTGCCTCAGCGCATGTCACTATCCAGGTGGCAATCCACTGGGGCTGTGATGTCTATGTCTTTACGCGTTCCGAAGATCACCGTCGCCACGCCAAAGATTTGGGAGCCGTCTGGACCGGCAGTTCCAAAGATGATCCCGGCGCACTCATGGACGGTAGCATCATCTTTGCGCCGGCCGGGGAGATCGTCGTGGATGCACTTCGTGTACTGCGGCGCGGAGGTACCGTTACCAGTGCAGGCATCCATATGAGTAATATCCCGGAATTCGAATATGATTTAATTTACGGGGAGCGCACTATCCAAACGGTAGCGAATAGTACCAGGAAAGACGCCAGAGAGCTGCTTCAGCTCGCCGCGGAAATCCCTATCCGAACGGATATTGAAGCCTATTCTCTGGAAAATGCCAATAAGGTATTGAATTTGATTAAGGAGAGCCGGATCAGGGGAGCGGCAGTACTCAAAATCAGTGACGAATAA